A single Chlorocebus sabaeus isolate Y175 chromosome 3, mChlSab1.0.hap1, whole genome shotgun sequence DNA region contains:
- the LIG4 gene encoding DNA ligase 4 isoform X1, translated as MAASPTSQTVASHVPFADLCSTLERIQKSRGRAEKIRHFREFLDSWRKFHDALHKNQKDVTDSFYPAMRLILPQLERERMAYGIKETMLAKLYIELLNLPRDGKDALKLLNYRTPTGTHGDAGDFALIAYFVLKPRCLQKGSLTIQQVNDLLDSVASNNSAKRKDLIKKSLLQLITQSSALEQKWLIRMIIKDLKLGVSQQTIFSVFHNDAVELHNVTTDLEKVCRQLHDPSVGLSDISITLFSAFKPMLAAIADIEHIEKDMKHQSFYIETKLDGERMQMHKDGDVYKYFSRNGYNYTDQFGASPTEGSLTPFIHNTFKTDIQICILDGEMMAYNPNTQTFMQKGIKFDIKRMVEDSDLQTCYCVFDVLMVNNKKLGHETLRKRYEILSSIFTPIPGRIEIVQKTQAHTKNEVIDALNEAIDKREEGIMIKQPLSIYKPDKRGEGWLKIKPEYVTGLMDELDILIVGGYWGKGSRGGMMSHFLCAVAEKPPPGEKPSVFHTLSRVGSGCTMKELYDLGLKLAKYWKPFHKKAPPSSILCGTEKPEVYIEPCNSVIVQIKAAEIVPSDMYKTGCTLRFPRIEKIREDKEWHECMTLDDLEQLRGKASGKLASKHLYVGGDDGPQEKKRKAAPKMKKVIGIIEHLKAPNLTNVNKISNIFEDVEFCVMSGTDSQPKPDLENRIAELGGYIVQNPGPDTYCVIAGSKNIRVKNIILSNKHDVVKPAWLLECFKTKSFVPWQPRFMIHMCPSTKEHFAREYDCYGDSYFVDTDLNQLKEVFSGIKNSYEQTPEEMASLIADLEYRYSWDCSPLSMFRRHTIYLDLYVVINDLSTKTEGTRLAIKALELRFHGAKVVSCLAEGVSHVIIGEDHSRVADFKAFRRTFKRKFKILKESWVTDSIDRCELQEENQYLI; from the coding sequence ATGGCTGCCTCACCAACTTCACAAACTGTTGCATCTCACGTTCCTTTTGCAGATTTGTGTTCAACTTTAGAACGAATACAGAAAAGTAGAGGACGTGCAGAAAAAATCAGACACTTCAGGGAATTTTTAGATTCTTGGAGAAAATTTCATGATGctcttcataagaaccaaaaagaTGTCACAGACTCTTTTTATCCAGCAATGAGACTAATTCTTCCTCagctagaaagagagagaatggccTATGGAATTAAAGAAACTATGCTTGCTAAGCTTTATATTGAGTTGCTTAATTTACCTAGAGATGGAAAAGATGCCCTCAAACTTTTAAACTACAGAACACCCACTGGAACTCATGGAGATGCTGGAGACTTTGCATTGATTGCATATTTTGTGTTGAAGCCAAGATGTTTACAGAAAGGAAGTTTAACCATACAGCAAGTAAACGACCTTTTAGACTCAGTTGCCAGCAATAATTCTGCTAAAAGAAAAGACCTGATAAAAAAGAGCCTTCTTCAACTTATAACTCAGAGTTCAGCCCTTGAGCAAAAGTGGCTTATACGGATGATCATAAAGGATTTAAAGCTTGGTGTTAGTCAGCAAactatcttttctgtttttcataatgatGCTGTTGAGTTGCATAATGTCACTACAGATCTGGAAAAAGTCTGTAGGCAACTGCATGATCCTTCTGTAGGACTCAGTGATATTTCTATCActttattttctgcctttaaaCCAATGCTAGCTGCTATTGCAGATATTGAGCACATTGAGAAGGATATGAAACATCAGAGTTTCTACATAGAAACCAAGCTAGATGGTGAACGTATGCAAATGCACAAAGATGGAGATGTATATAAATACTTCTCCCGAAATGGATATAACTATACTGATCAGTTTGGTGCTTCTCCTACTGAAGGTTCTCTTACCCCATTCATTCATAATACATTCAAAACAGATATACAAATCTGTATTCTTGATGGTGAGATGATGGCCTATAATCCTAATACACAAACTTTCATGCAAAAGGGAATTAAGTTTGATATTAAAAGAATGGTAGAAGATTCTGATCTGCAAACTTGTTATTGTGTGTTTGATGTATTGATGGTTAATAATAAAAAGCTAGGGCATGAGACTCTGAGAAAGAGGTATGAAATTCTTAGTAGTATTTTTACACCAATTCCAGGTAGAATAGAAATAGTGCAGAAAACACAAGCTCATACTAAGAATGAAGTAATTGATGCACTGAATGAAGCAATAGATAAAAGAGAAGAgggaatcatgataaaacaaccTCTATCCATCTACAAGCCAGACAAAAGAGGTGAAGGGTGGTTAAAAATTAAACCAGAGTATGTCACTGGACTAATGGATGAATTGGACATTTTAATTGTTGGAGGATATTGGGGTAAAGGATCACGGGGTGGAATGATGTCTCATTTTTTGTGTGCAGTAGCAGAAAAGCCCCCTCCTGGTGAGAAGCCATCTGTGTTTCATACTCTCTCTCGTGTTGGCTCTGGCTGCACCATGAAAGAACTGTATGATCTGGGTTTGAAACTGGCCAAGTATTGGAAGCCTTTTCATAAAAAAGCTCCACCAAGTAGCATTTTATGTGGAACAGAGAAGCCAGAAGTGTACATTGAACCTTGTAATTCTGTCATTGTTCAGATTAAGGCAGCAGAGATCGTACCCAGTGATATGTATAAAACTGGCTGCACCTTGCGTTTTCCACGAATTGAGAAGATAAGAGAAGACAAAGAGTGGCATGAGTGCATGACCCTGGACGACCTAGAACAACTTAGGGGGAAAGCATCTGGTAAGCTCGCATCTAAACACCTTTATGTAGGTGGTGATGATGGACCACAAGAAAAAAAGCGAAAAGCTGCTCCAAAGATGAAGAAAGTTATTGgaattattgagcacttaaaagCACCTAACCTTACTAACGTTAACaaaatttctaatatatttgaAGATGTGGAGTTTTGTGTTATGAGTGGAACAGATAGCCAGCCAAAGCCTGACCTGGAGAACAGAATTGCAGAACTTGGTGGTTATATAGTGCAAAATCCAGGCCCAGACACGTACTGTGTAATTGCAGGGTCTAAGAACATCAGAgtgaaaaacataattttgtcAAATAAACATGATGTTGTCAAGCCTGCATGGCTTTTAGAATGTTTTAAGACCAAAAGCTTTGTGCCATGGCAGCCTCGCTTTATGATTCATATGTGCCCATCAACCAAAGAACATTTTGCCCGTGAATATGATTGCTATGGTGATAGTTATTTCGTTGATACAGATTTGAACCAACTGAAGGAAGTATTCTCAGGAATTAAAAATTCTTACGAGCAGACTCCTGAAGAAATGGCTTCTTTGATTGCTGATTTAGAATATCGATATTCCTGGGATTGCTCTCCTCTCAGTATGTTTCGACGCCACACCATTTATTTGGACTTGTATGTTGTTATTAATGACCTGAGTACCAAAACTGAGGGGACAAGGTTAGCTATTAAAGCCTTGGAGCTTCGGTTTCATGGAGCAAAGGTAGTTTCTTGTTTAGCTGAGGGAGTGTCTCATGTAATCATTGGGGAAGATCATAGTCGTGTTGCAGATTTTAAAGCTTTTAGAAGAACTTTTAAGAGaaagtttaaaatcttaaaagaaagtTGGGTAACTGATTCAATAGATAGGTGTGAATTACAAGAAGAAAACCAGTATTTGATTTAA
- the LIG4 gene encoding DNA ligase 4 isoform X2 — protein sequence MAIPQETIKISFYSWDSLVHRGNGACPRPDLCSTLERIQKSRGRAEKIRHFREFLDSWRKFHDALHKNQKDVTDSFYPAMRLILPQLERERMAYGIKETMLAKLYIELLNLPRDGKDALKLLNYRTPTGTHGDAGDFALIAYFVLKPRCLQKGSLTIQQVNDLLDSVASNNSAKRKDLIKKSLLQLITQSSALEQKWLIRMIIKDLKLGVSQQTIFSVFHNDAVELHNVTTDLEKVCRQLHDPSVGLSDISITLFSAFKPMLAAIADIEHIEKDMKHQSFYIETKLDGERMQMHKDGDVYKYFSRNGYNYTDQFGASPTEGSLTPFIHNTFKTDIQICILDGEMMAYNPNTQTFMQKGIKFDIKRMVEDSDLQTCYCVFDVLMVNNKKLGHETLRKRYEILSSIFTPIPGRIEIVQKTQAHTKNEVIDALNEAIDKREEGIMIKQPLSIYKPDKRGEGWLKIKPEYVTGLMDELDILIVGGYWGKGSRGGMMSHFLCAVAEKPPPGEKPSVFHTLSRVGSGCTMKELYDLGLKLAKYWKPFHKKAPPSSILCGTEKPEVYIEPCNSVIVQIKAAEIVPSDMYKTGCTLRFPRIEKIREDKEWHECMTLDDLEQLRGKASGKLASKHLYVGGDDGPQEKKRKAAPKMKKVIGIIEHLKAPNLTNVNKISNIFEDVEFCVMSGTDSQPKPDLENRIAELGGYIVQNPGPDTYCVIAGSKNIRVKNIILSNKHDVVKPAWLLECFKTKSFVPWQPRFMIHMCPSTKEHFAREYDCYGDSYFVDTDLNQLKEVFSGIKNSYEQTPEEMASLIADLEYRYSWDCSPLSMFRRHTIYLDLYVVINDLSTKTEGTRLAIKALELRFHGAKVVSCLAEGVSHVIIGEDHSRVADFKAFRRTFKRKFKILKESWVTDSIDRCELQEENQYLI from the coding sequence ATTTGTGTTCAACTTTAGAACGAATACAGAAAAGTAGAGGACGTGCAGAAAAAATCAGACACTTCAGGGAATTTTTAGATTCTTGGAGAAAATTTCATGATGctcttcataagaaccaaaaagaTGTCACAGACTCTTTTTATCCAGCAATGAGACTAATTCTTCCTCagctagaaagagagagaatggccTATGGAATTAAAGAAACTATGCTTGCTAAGCTTTATATTGAGTTGCTTAATTTACCTAGAGATGGAAAAGATGCCCTCAAACTTTTAAACTACAGAACACCCACTGGAACTCATGGAGATGCTGGAGACTTTGCATTGATTGCATATTTTGTGTTGAAGCCAAGATGTTTACAGAAAGGAAGTTTAACCATACAGCAAGTAAACGACCTTTTAGACTCAGTTGCCAGCAATAATTCTGCTAAAAGAAAAGACCTGATAAAAAAGAGCCTTCTTCAACTTATAACTCAGAGTTCAGCCCTTGAGCAAAAGTGGCTTATACGGATGATCATAAAGGATTTAAAGCTTGGTGTTAGTCAGCAAactatcttttctgtttttcataatgatGCTGTTGAGTTGCATAATGTCACTACAGATCTGGAAAAAGTCTGTAGGCAACTGCATGATCCTTCTGTAGGACTCAGTGATATTTCTATCActttattttctgcctttaaaCCAATGCTAGCTGCTATTGCAGATATTGAGCACATTGAGAAGGATATGAAACATCAGAGTTTCTACATAGAAACCAAGCTAGATGGTGAACGTATGCAAATGCACAAAGATGGAGATGTATATAAATACTTCTCCCGAAATGGATATAACTATACTGATCAGTTTGGTGCTTCTCCTACTGAAGGTTCTCTTACCCCATTCATTCATAATACATTCAAAACAGATATACAAATCTGTATTCTTGATGGTGAGATGATGGCCTATAATCCTAATACACAAACTTTCATGCAAAAGGGAATTAAGTTTGATATTAAAAGAATGGTAGAAGATTCTGATCTGCAAACTTGTTATTGTGTGTTTGATGTATTGATGGTTAATAATAAAAAGCTAGGGCATGAGACTCTGAGAAAGAGGTATGAAATTCTTAGTAGTATTTTTACACCAATTCCAGGTAGAATAGAAATAGTGCAGAAAACACAAGCTCATACTAAGAATGAAGTAATTGATGCACTGAATGAAGCAATAGATAAAAGAGAAGAgggaatcatgataaaacaaccTCTATCCATCTACAAGCCAGACAAAAGAGGTGAAGGGTGGTTAAAAATTAAACCAGAGTATGTCACTGGACTAATGGATGAATTGGACATTTTAATTGTTGGAGGATATTGGGGTAAAGGATCACGGGGTGGAATGATGTCTCATTTTTTGTGTGCAGTAGCAGAAAAGCCCCCTCCTGGTGAGAAGCCATCTGTGTTTCATACTCTCTCTCGTGTTGGCTCTGGCTGCACCATGAAAGAACTGTATGATCTGGGTTTGAAACTGGCCAAGTATTGGAAGCCTTTTCATAAAAAAGCTCCACCAAGTAGCATTTTATGTGGAACAGAGAAGCCAGAAGTGTACATTGAACCTTGTAATTCTGTCATTGTTCAGATTAAGGCAGCAGAGATCGTACCCAGTGATATGTATAAAACTGGCTGCACCTTGCGTTTTCCACGAATTGAGAAGATAAGAGAAGACAAAGAGTGGCATGAGTGCATGACCCTGGACGACCTAGAACAACTTAGGGGGAAAGCATCTGGTAAGCTCGCATCTAAACACCTTTATGTAGGTGGTGATGATGGACCACAAGAAAAAAAGCGAAAAGCTGCTCCAAAGATGAAGAAAGTTATTGgaattattgagcacttaaaagCACCTAACCTTACTAACGTTAACaaaatttctaatatatttgaAGATGTGGAGTTTTGTGTTATGAGTGGAACAGATAGCCAGCCAAAGCCTGACCTGGAGAACAGAATTGCAGAACTTGGTGGTTATATAGTGCAAAATCCAGGCCCAGACACGTACTGTGTAATTGCAGGGTCTAAGAACATCAGAgtgaaaaacataattttgtcAAATAAACATGATGTTGTCAAGCCTGCATGGCTTTTAGAATGTTTTAAGACCAAAAGCTTTGTGCCATGGCAGCCTCGCTTTATGATTCATATGTGCCCATCAACCAAAGAACATTTTGCCCGTGAATATGATTGCTATGGTGATAGTTATTTCGTTGATACAGATTTGAACCAACTGAAGGAAGTATTCTCAGGAATTAAAAATTCTTACGAGCAGACTCCTGAAGAAATGGCTTCTTTGATTGCTGATTTAGAATATCGATATTCCTGGGATTGCTCTCCTCTCAGTATGTTTCGACGCCACACCATTTATTTGGACTTGTATGTTGTTATTAATGACCTGAGTACCAAAACTGAGGGGACAAGGTTAGCTATTAAAGCCTTGGAGCTTCGGTTTCATGGAGCAAAGGTAGTTTCTTGTTTAGCTGAGGGAGTGTCTCATGTAATCATTGGGGAAGATCATAGTCGTGTTGCAGATTTTAAAGCTTTTAGAAGAACTTTTAAGAGaaagtttaaaatcttaaaagaaagtTGGGTAACTGATTCAATAGATAGGTGTGAATTACAAGAAGAAAACCAGTATTTGATTTAA